The Denticeps clupeoides chromosome 4, fDenClu1.1, whole genome shotgun sequence genome segment TAGgacatgttggatatttcaaacaggacacacaagacaagacaaacacgTGCACAATgggcagaaatgtgcaaaaacaacaacaacaacatttatccTGCAGAACCGTCTGGCAGACAGAAGGAGGGAGaacatgtgaggggtggtgagagttcCGAGCTGGAGGGATGAGGTGGTTCTCGTAGAATCGCAATTTGAGTGTATCCCTACATCCCTAGCGCAGGGTAAATATGGCCTTCGTACTAAAGACAGGTCAGGAATATTTACCCGGCACCCCGTGAGAACTCCTCTCGCCACATAATACAGCGACTGTCATTTCTGGAAAATGTTCAGACATCACAGCCTCTGCCTTACAGGAACAACAAAGCCATAATCCTAAGCCACTTATGATCTGTTACATAACAAAAATTGAACCAGAATGGAATTAAACAGATTGAATAAAGCTCTTTCAgccaaacaccacacacacacacacacacacgcacacactctctctctccggtGACTCCGGTCATGTCTGAGCACAGATCAGAAGAACGCAGCCCCCACCCGCCAGTCAATGAACCCAGTCACTGTGAGTCATGTGGTCAACGGAAGACTCCATTTCCCATAGATCCTGATATCTCACACACGTGTCATCAAGCGTATTTTTCCACACGCCGTGTTTTATGGCTCGACTTTGGGTGGGTTCACATTGCACAAGGCTGCAAGAATGGAGGCCATAAAAGCTGACTGACTCAGCCCAACGTGACCCGTGACCTGTGCGATTCCACGTTATTTTATTCGCCCAGTCAAcgattcatttttaaaaaaggaggtGAGAGggttttaaatcatccagaacgaggaagtagggtgtgtaagagctgtcagtcatgcctacaggctccgcCCCTTTTAAAAAGGCGTCTGTCATGCTGGATTTTCCCCGGCCAGAGAGCTTTCCCAGACTTCCGTGTGCTCTGGTGACTGCAGTGCTCAGGACATTGTGGAAAGACTGACGTGAAAACCTTCTGTAAGGGGGAATCCAGGGGTTGGGAAACTGTGGACTTACCAGAGATGGCACGGTTTTACCACAGACTAGGTGTCCTGGGACCTTCAATTGGCTAAAATGAAATCCAGCATGTCTGTAAGGGCATCAGCGGTGTTAATGGCTGAGTTAACATGGTTATCCTCTTACCAGAGTATTACCAGCACTGAGCTCCACCGTTAATTCGGAAAAGGCACAAGTCCTGTTGCTTTTATGACTCCTGGTCTGTCGGCTCATCTTGTCATAATGCAACAATTATCTCCATGCCGGCAGTGACAACATCACATGATATCATCACTCTATAGATATCACTCCACCTCATCCTTTTTTCATTCACACGTCGTACATGGATGCACCACAAGTGTGCCAGCGCTGAATTAAAACGGCACAGGGTTTATATAATCCCAAAAGTACAGGGATAATACACTTATTCTAATGTATTAAATTCGTCATCATTATCAGTCCTTtggtattttaaatatttgtaatgttCTGTCACCCTATTTGTAATGGTCTGTGTGACTGTGGGGTCATTGTagataaaggaaaaaaatgactataTATATGACACAGGTCTTGGAATTTATGATGTTTTTCTCCAGAATTTGAAGATCTTTgaattaaaatttaaatctaCAGTGCGCTATTGTAAACCAGCCTGATGAAATGAGGAAGGACTgtgctgtatttttttatagGAACAGGGATTTTGTAAGAATAGGAATATTTACAATTTGATGAACGGAGGATTTTGAGTGTAGGCACTCAGTTCATAGTCTGACAGCTGTGGCAGCCACCTCAGAGCCACCTCATACAGTGCAGTGTACTGTTTTTGTCtctgtgacctttaacctgtaGACTGAGGGGTGCTCCTTGTCCCCAGACAAGAATGACTGAAGAATgaaccaccacacacacacacacacacacacacacacacatcagtattTACATACCTTTCCGGTCAGGACAGAGAGATCCGCCCCTCCTACCACGTGCAGATCTGGAGTCGATTGATCGTTCTACATGAGAAAAAGGAGACAATTCGCCAGTGACTAATGTACGTAGGGACATCACCAGGGACATTAATAGAAAAAACATGATTGAATTTATTGCAAATATATTTGACTCTCCAGTCACCACTCGTGATTATAGGTTAACAGAGAGCACGATGCAGAGTCTCCCCCTGGTGGCAATGACCATTCACTACAGTGATGTAGTCTGAGTtccctgtgtgcgtgtgtgtgcgtgtgtgtgtgtgtgtgtgagagtgtctgtgcgtgtgtatgtacatgtgtgtgtgtgtgtgtgtgcgtgcgtgtatgtgtgtgtgagtgtgtgtgtgcatgtgtgtgtacatgtgcgtgtgtgtgtgtgtgtgtgtgtgtgggcgtgtgtacgtgtgtgtgtgtgtgtgtgtgtgtgtgtgtgtgtgtgtgtgtgtgcgtgcgtgtatgtgtgtgtgagtgtgtgtgtgcatgtgtgtgtacatgtgcgtgtgtgtgggcgtgtgtacgtgtgtgtgtgtgtgtgtgtgtgtgtgtgtgtgtgtgtgtgtaccaggtAACTTTTGAGGCGAACAAAGTCGACTCTCATCGGGAGGGACGTGTCTGAGTTCTTGCTCAGCTGTTTGATGTGTTCCACCAGGTCAGAGCAGAACTGGTACCCGCCCTTCAGAACACACAGAACCACAAGGTCTTGGTTCCCCAGGCCGTCCAGGATGTTCCTCGCCATCCTCTCCGTTCTGTAAATGACATGAAAGCCCTTGGTCTGCATTGTGAAGAGGATGAGGTATGTATAGAAACCCTGGGGGAAGTGAGGgatttttcattcatattttacaaatattacCGGTCCATGATGACCCCGTGTGGGATGAGGACACAGTCCAGGTCTGAGGTGTAGTGTTCTGGGTATGTGAAGAGGTCCAGACTGTATCCTGGCCAGTCATCCCTGATCTGATGAAACAGAGGAACAATAATGCATAATATTTCTCTAGCTCCACGTATTATTGATagtcattattaataatgcaaACATCGCAGAATGTCATTCGTAGGTGTTCTAATTGTTCTTTCTTATCACGTCTTTGTTCACAATGCAGCCTTTACAAGCTGTGAAACTGTCACAAGAGAAAATGCAGTTTTTCATCAACAGAAAATGTTTACCACGACGGCTTTCTCCGCCAGCTCCTCTGCCATGTTCTTTAAATCCCCGAAAGAAAGAGAGTAGCACAGTGGAGGAGGAGCCTGAGAACTAAGGCCACGCCCCACCGTACAGTACAATCCGTTCTGGAAGGCTGTCCGCATTCACAGGCCAGTCAAAGGGTCCATTCAGGGCCGaaccatttaatttaatatggACACGTTCTGGATGCAGCATCACATGCTTTCATGGACATTTTGAGAAACAACGAGCTATTGAAGTCGTCCTTTaagattcttcttcttttttcgcCTTCAGACCTTTGCTGTACGCAAAACCTTCAGTTTTCATCtcgacactcactcacaaagtCAAAACTTGCTCAGAATTTTTATCCCTCTTTACCTTCGTGGCTGCTCTGCACACGTatcatttacgcccttatccagagcgccttacagtcagtagtgacagggacagtccccccctggggacactcagggttaagtgttggttcagagtgaaagtgaaatagtgattgtcgttgtgaaacactgcagcacagcacacggtgacacggtgaaacgtgtcctctgtatttaaccatcaccctcggtgagcagtgtgcagcctcCCATCCTTCCCATGTCTGTCTACCAAGTGACACCAGAATGTCATTGCAAGAAGCAGCTGTTTAAAATGGCGGTGAGGCCGAGTCTGTGAACAACTTCCTgccattttttggcttcttTTTCTAACATCACGGGTGCCTTCAGTGttgttctacaatgtaaaataGCCAGCACATGTCCCAGAACAGAATTCCATGTGGTCTTATATACATGCTGCAATTCAATTAACTCCAAATGCCTGTAGAATTtagtgaatatatataaatgaagaCGTGCAGAATCCAACTGAAACGTCTCCCTGTTCATCATGCAACGCCGGAGTTAGGCCTGCAGGAGAACTTCTGCGCATTCTTCTCATGTTTCAACTGCACGCACGCAAAATGACCACTAGATGTCTGTAGATGCTGCTGATGAAATTACACAGACGCATCCATGGCAAACAGCAAAACTGTATGACCGGAATGTGCAAAGCTTTTTGCTGGAGGTTTATGGTAATGAGTTACTGGTCAGGATCCCCTGCATTtgagaacattttacatttctggcatttataaGACTtttccagtagttacagggacagtccccccctggagacactcagggttaagtgtcctgctcagggacacgatggtagtaagtggggtttgaacctgggtcttctggttcacaggcgagtgtgtcacccactttaatattttttttacaacaataaaaaaatgtattactgaaTTTTATAAAGAGTCCAGAAATGTGAAAATGGGTCAGACCACAACGCAGCATGAAGAACTAATGATGGTTCCAAATTATAAATGGTTCTTTATTTTCCCGCCAAATGTGGACCATGCAATGCTGACATAAAAGCTGTTTGGTTTTACAGAAGAGGGAATTTTCCATTTCCATCCATGCAGATACAGACCAGGGCTGCCAGGGCTGGAGATGAATATGTAAAGGTCTCAGgtaccttcctcctcctcatcgtcATCCTTCTCGCGCTCGCTCTCCCTCCTCAGTCCTCGTGGTGGTATTTTTAGAACCGCGTTCTCCTGCTCGTCTGGAGAGGCTGAAGCTGCACGTCTGACTGATGGCCTCCTACCCGACTGACGCTCATCAGACGGTGGTGGAGATCCGAGGGCTTCCTCTCACTGACTTTAAAACGGGGCTAATTACAGAGAGTCCTGCTCCGCCGATTACCCCACCTCACCACTGCCAGGATGATGGGACAAGTGGCGGGAAAATGGCCATGCATATTCATTCATAACCCAAACCAACACTCATAGGGTGGATAAAAAATACCTTTTAGTCCTGGCTTTGGGGGAACAAGTAGCCCCTGGCCCACACAATCATAACAATACTAAACAATTACTGTGCTTTTGATGTTTAAACCACATATCGTACATGAAATATAACATACTAACGCAATAAAAATGTCCAGCATTGAAGAAGATGTATGCTATTTTTGGTTGTTATTTCATTGTCTTCCTGGCTCCATTCCACTCGCTTTTCAGCCTCCGTCTGATACTAAAGTTGCCAAAGTGAGAGGATTTGTGGGTAAATGCAGGAGTGCAAGTCCAACAGACGCCTTCCATCACGGACACCATTTACTCTGAGACTACAGCCTCATATGCACCATCGTTTAAAAGACAGGCATGTCTTTAGTTTTGATCCATAAATTACTCATATTATAAATGATCATGGTAGCTTGAATTACTGTTAATACATTATTTGCATAGAAAATACGTAAGAAAGACCTGTATTGAGGTCGGATGGAATGCTCtattcactaatgcaagtctgtcactttaaagaCAATGATCCCAGTGCAGctgaaaacataataataaaggaAGCCATAAAACCCGCCTTCTTCAAACGAATTGAGTTTCTGGTTCAAAATATCTCCTTCCATGGTTCTAGCTGGACAAATCTAGAATGGCCAGCTATTATTTCGAACCAAAGAAACATGTCATTTGTTGAACGTATTTGAAACAGTAATTCTGTGCTTTCTGAATGATAATGAAGAGCTCGGCAGCCCTGCTTACTGCAGCTTTAAATGGTTCATGTGGttccagagagaaactgtaaaACCCCACTGGGTCCTCAGATCTTCGCAGACCCTTTCTTCAACCACTAAACCACTTAAGCCTTTACTGAAAGATAAGAGGATCAGCAAAGACATTTTTATGCAGAAACTGTGTGAGTAAGAAAGTTCAGGTTCACACGCTGCACTTTTGCTCAGATACCCCGACCTGTGAGATACAAGATCATACagcacagattttattttttgaaagtAGGAATGACTGCAGAGCAGGTATGAACAAAAGGTGATAAATTCTGATTCAATCAACGTGCATCAAATCAGTTGAAGAAACTGCATGAACTGTGTTTTTTCTCAGGAAACTGATTCACTACACAGTTTTATAAAACGTTCCTGCTttttatgatctttttttttttaatcttttggTCTCATTTGTACGTTTGCAAGCATTCATGCTCTGGGCAAGAAGAAATCTGGTAAATATAGCCAGCAGGATCACTGATGTGCAGATGTAAAAAATACAGACCTAATCCTAATTCCCCCGACACAGTCTGTGTTCCTGCAGGTCTAACGGCCGAATTTGGTGTTGGAATGACGAGGTGGTGCTTCTGGATCACCTGAATGAAGGAAGATAAACTCCTGATGAAGGTGCGGTTCAGTCAGGCCCGGCCTGTGGCACTGGCAATATGGGTAAATTTTGAGAACGCCAGGCATCCACGGGGCACCAcaaatggaggaagaaaaaaaaatgtttggaactTATGAGTTTAAAAAGCGCCTTTCTGAtccccacacacgcacactcctgCTGGTAATTAAACTGAGCTTGGGCGGGGCACTGGGTTCAACAGTGATCAACTTTGTAGGCAACTTTGAACTAGATACGAGCAGTTTAACGTAGCCCGTCTGGTGAGGACAAGAGGTCCATTTTGTCTGAAGAACTAGAGCAAGGGCCAAGGGACTgctgtgtgcgcgtgtgtgtgtgtgtatttgcatttgTAGATTTGTCTCGGCATGTAGATGTCCTCCATCTTTCACAGAGAGCATTTCAACCCCTGGTGACTTGATGacctcattttaaaattatCTATAGACATGATTCTTGCCCCCTTATATGTTTAGTAGCTGGGGTCAACAGGTCACAGAAGCCTAATCTGATTGGTAGAATCTGGCTCTGAGCGCAGAAGAGCTTCCCCAGACCTTCCCATCAGTCTTCTGGACAATTCCCCTTTAAACAGTCAGCTGAAGGACCAGGGACACGCCCCAAATGCCCCAGCGTCTTCTGAGGAGCCTGCAGGTGACAGCTCTTCTGAAACGGCCACTGTGTCCGTCATGCAGGTTCCATCTCCTCCACACGTCCATGACGTCTGAACATCAGGTTTCAGATGTTCTCCGAACGTTTCCCTTCCCTTCCCAAGAAAGATCAGGAATTGTCTGTGTGGTTCGTCTTGACCAAGGataacttctctctctctctgtagcaTTGTGCTTGATCTAGAACTTTAAAGAGCACCTGCGGTGACAAATGGGGAAAGAAACATGAAAATTCCCACTTCCCTCTGGGCAAGATGGAAGAGCTGATAGGCGAGGAGTGAAGGGAGATTTTTTCCGTTGTCGTTAAGATGCAGCAATGCGCCGCAGCGGCTGCATGTTGATGAAGCCGAACGGAGCTGAAATATTCATCAGGTCACATGGGGGAACGGTGGAATAATAAAACCATCCcaaagaggaggagaaagcaGCTGTCCGACAACTTTAGATTCCCCCCCGTACAGTAGGACAAAAGATGTCATATTTGCACCTTAtgaccaataaaaaaatgacaatgctGTGAGTCTCAGCATTTAAAATCTGAACACACGCAGTAGCGATAAGATTTTAAAAACTGTGTACAGTGAAAAAGTTTTAGTCAGTAATTAAACTAAAGTAATTCAAgttaaacttaatttttttctcaacGGGAAGTATTAAACTTTTTGGGATGGGACTATGTAAAAGTGGAAAGCACAGAAATAatcctgattaaaaagtgaaagtggtaataATGTCAAGATGTTGGTACAAGAACTggttgtaaagtgaagtgattgtcacatgtgatacacagcagcacagcacatggtgcacacagtgaaatttgtcctctgcatttaagcattaagctcagtggcaccttggcggatagggaTACGAacgagcaaccttctgattacggggccgtaaTCTCCACAGTAAAAGTCTACAGTTTTGCTGCTCAGAgcctctttctctacacacgtcATGTCACTGTTTTATGAGGGCAGTggggccctagcggttaaggaagcggccccgtaatcagaaggttgccggttcgaatcccaatccgccaaggtgccactgaggtgccactgagcaaagcaccgtccccacacactgctccccgggcgcctgtcatggtgcccactgctcactcagggtgatggttaaatgcagaggacaaatttcactgtgtgcaccgtgtgctgtgctgctgtgttgacaatcacttcacacaaagaaaataaacactGTAGGTGAATCAATATTAGATCAATGATTGTTACTTTAACCAAGTTGCTTCCATCTTAAATAAACTGTGGATTTGgtttgactgtttttttatattatacaaaCGTGGCAGGATTATTACTTCACTGGCCCCCAGTATTACAGATTCCTTTAAGATTCCAGCACTGGACAGCTCCCCCCTGTCCCCGCCCGGGGGAGTGGCCGGTGGCCGGATCGGCCAATCACCGGCGAGCGGGCAGTGTTGGCCCCGCCTCCTGTGGAAGAGGAGCGTCGGATGAAGCAGGTCTCGGCGCTCGGCAGCGGGGAGGAGAACCCGCGTCTCCTCGCGTCTCCTCTCGTGTCCTCTCGTCTCCTCTCGTCTCCTCTGGTCTCCTCTCGTCTCCTCGCGTCTCCTCTCGTCTCCTCGCGTCTCCTCTGGTCTCCTCTCGTCTCGTCGCGTCTCCTCTCGTCTCCTCTGGTCTCCTCGCGTCTCCTGTCGTCTTCTCTGGTCTCCTCTGGTCTCCTCGCGTCTCCTCTCGTCTCCTCTGGTCTCCTCGCGTCTCCTCTCGTCTCCTCTCGTCTCCTCTCGTCTCCTCTGGTCTCCTCTGGTCTCCTCGCGTCTCCTCTCGTCTCCTCTCGTCTCCCGCCTCCGTCAACTTTGTCCGGACGCAGCGGCGGCTCCGGGGTCGTCATGGTACCAGCAGCGTGACCCCGCAGGGATGGCTGCGCTCCTCACCTTCCTGATCCTGGGATCGGGAGCGGCTCTCGGCTCCAACTACGGCTACGTGGAGTGGTCCGAGAACGACCGGGACGCGGAGGCGCGCACGCCGGAGACGCAGCGCCGCCCCGCGGCCACGGAGCGCGCCGCGCTCGCACCccggctggaggaggagctgccgCGCGTCGCCGCCGCCTTCCTGCACACGGGCGACGCGGCGGCGCTGCGGCGCGTCACCTGCGCGCGGCGCTACGAGCTCGGCGGCCTGCGCGCGACCCCGCACCCCGCCCTGCGCCGCGCGCTCGACGCCGCGCTGCACGCGCGCGCCTTCCTGAGCGCGCTCCCGCGCGCCGACGACGGGACGCGCGAGCAGGGCGCGCGCTGGTACCGCGCGCTCGCGCGCGCCACGCTGGAGGGCGATCCCAGGATCCACCGCGCGGTGGTCGCCCTCGGACCCGGGCCGCGCGTCCTCCTGCAGGCCACCAGGAGCCACCGGGACGTCCTCCTGCAGGACCTGTCCTCCTCCGGGCCGAACCGGACCCACCAGTCCGAGTGGTACGCGGAGTTGAGGGACCGCAGGGGCCCGGACAGGAGTCAGGTCAGGTGGTCTGCGCCCTATCTGGAGTGTGAGAACGGGAGGTTCGTTCCACACTGGCTGCTCACCCTCTCCGCTCCATTCTACAGCCCGAGGACCAACCTCACGCCCGAGTTCAGGTAAGGAGCATCTCAGGGGACGGTGCTGAGCTCACGGTGATACGCTCTCATACACAAGCAGGAAAACCTCGCTGGTCCACCTCTAtataccatctgacctctacaactcatacaacttcaaccttcccaagttctccacaccgaccctctactacgttccctccaccggctcccagtagctgcaccatcaggttctaaatactgatcctggcctacaaagccaaacatggagtagcaccatcctacctcacagcccttattacacctcgcactgcacctggtatactccgagcctccagtactgctcgcctggtccctccatctctgaaggtaaaaggaagacgctcatctagactcttctccgtcttgtcccctcggtggtggaatgaacttccagctcagtcactgagcaccttcacacggcagctcaacaccttcctctttagagaagatttagatgaacttgttaccttcttcttgtctgacttctgtatagaaactagaacagagtgaataaaaagagtgggtggtagtagcctagcaggtaacacactcgcctatgaaccagaagacccgggttcaaaccccacttactaccatggtgtccctgagcaggacacttaaccctgagtgtctccatggggggactgtccctgtaactactgactgtaagttgctctggataaggacatctgataaatactgtaaatgtaaatgtaagattgtattcatagttgggggtcctagtgaaccacaccggccacttcatccatggtgacatggaagcacgttgtaataCGTGTAATCTGGATACGGACGTCTGCCAAAActcaaaaaaactaaaaaaaaaagtgaacccAAACCCAAGAAGTAGTGACAGTGCGAATGAAGATGCACTAGAACATTTTAGTTGACCCTATCAGGGCGTGGCTGTGTTTTTAGCTCTTTGGgagtattaaaaatgtacatttatacccGCGCTCTAGTGCATGGTGCACGTTGGCATTTACTGTACACGTGCGAACACAGAAGTTCGTGCTGGTTTATTCTCACTGGATCAAGTTGCCACTGCAGCTGGTACCTCGAAATCAGGCAATTTGGGGTGAAgcctttttccattttattgccTCGGAGTCTGAGGTTTTCCTTGAAAGTCTGGGTCTCCTGAAGGTAGCAGGAAAGGACAGGGGTGGAGCCACCAGGCCGGGCAGATGGAGGCATGACGACGAGTCTGATGGCCATCTGAAAGCTCCGTGGCAGAAGGTGTGTAGGGGGAAGCCGCGTGGGACCATGTCCACGTGAGGAAGTCTGGGACCTGCACCACTGGACCCGAATGAAACTCTGACTGAGGTTTTAAAGCTTTTGGGGAAATTAAAGCCTAAAACAGGGCAGATGACGAATGTATTAAAATCTATTATGATGGAGGTATAAATCGCAGGCGTGTGTATCTGGAGCTGAGCACGTTTTAAAACCTGCAGTATTATTTGATTTTAACAATGGAGGCCCTTTGTTGGAGGGTAAGAGGCCATTTATTTCAGGGAAAAGTAGGAAGTGCTAATGGCCGACCTACAGCTGGGAATTTAAAACGCTCCAAAAAACGATTGTATAAATTGGTggaatgtatgaaaaaaaagaagtcttTGTATTGTGTTGCAGACCGTGGACTGACTTGTAAAACCTCGCTGTACTTCACGAGATGACAGGGAGTTACCGTAACATCAAGTCTGTCCTTATGAAGCGTTAAGAATTGGGCTGAGGTTTGCTCTCCTGGTGGAGCTTGTGACCATTAACAGATCATTCTCATGCTGTTCACTAGTCTGTCAGGCTGCATTTAGTATAAAAAGCAAGTTCGAATTTAGTGTagtgtacatttatatttaacatttacattcgtggcatttagcagacgtcctgatccagagcgacttacaacgtgcttccatgtcaccatggatgaagtggtcagttctggttcaccaggaccctcaactatgaatacaagctttttattcactctgttctagtttctatacagaagtcagacaagaagaaggttacaagttcatctaaatctt includes the following:
- the prtfdc1b gene encoding phosphoribosyltransferase domain-containing protein 1b, with the translated sequence MAEELAEKAVVIRDDWPGYSLDLFTYPEHYTSDLDCVLIPHGVIMDRTERMARNILDGLGNQDLVVLCVLKGGYQFCSDLVEHIKQLSKNSDTSLPMRVDFVRLKSYLNDQSTPDLHVVGGADLSVLTGKNVLIVEAVVSTGKTLQAALELAEGFRPHGIRVAGLLVKRVPDSLGYRPDYVGFEIPNRFVVGYALDYNEYFRDLSHICAISESGKQKYRI